The window TCGAGATAGCAAAACGAATTCTTGATGAAAGTAATGAGCTTCTCCTGACAAGAGTTGACGACGATGTCGCCCGGAGTGTGATTTCAGTTTTCCCTGACGCAGTCCATAATGAAGTCGCAAGAACGGTGACGGTAGAAAGAGGAACAAAAGCCGGGAGGACCGGCCTTGTTGCGGTCGTGACTGCGGGTACTTCGGACATCCCCGTTGCTGAAGAGGCAAAGGTTGCCGCAGACATGATGAAGGCGAAGGTCACTACGATTTTCGACGTCGGCGTTGCGGGCGTGCACAGAATCCTCTCACACAGCAAAGTCCTCGCGGACGCATCTTGCATAATAGTGGTGGCAGGCATGGAGGGCGCGCTTGCCAGTGTTGTGGGAGGAATGGTGGCGAAGCCGGTCATAGCAGTGCCGACGAGCATCGGTTACGGGGCAAGCTTCAACGGACTGGCCGCCCTTCTCGGGATGCTCAATAGCTGCGCTTCCAATGTGGTTGTCGTGAACATAGACAATGGCTTTGGCGCAGGCTACGTGGCGGGCATGATAAATAGAGGCAAAAGTTGAGAGCGCTGTATTTTGACTGTTTCTCAGGAGTAAGCGGTGACATGATTCTGGGTGCTCTTGTCGAGCTCGGAGCGCCGGTTGAGATTCTCATCGATGGATTGAAAATGATGGGAGTAGAGGGAGTGGGCATCGAAAAGGAAAAAATCGTAAGGGGAGGGCTTCCCGGCACAAAGATACGAATAGACGCGCCTGAAACGGGAGAGGGAAGAGACCTCAAGGAGATTCTCTCAATCATTGAACGAAGCGGCCTGCCCTCAGGAGTGAAGCAGGATTCGAGAGAGGTGTTCAATCTTCTCG of the Candidatus Eisenbacteria bacterium genome contains:
- the larB gene encoding nickel pincer cofactor biosynthesis protein LarB, with the translated sequence MDEQKLREFLSRFKSGELGMEEAVERLRKFPYEDIGFASVDHHRALRCGFPEVIFCQGKSKGQIIEIAKRILDESNELLLTRVDDDVARSVISVFPDAVHNEVARTVTVERGTKAGRTGLVAVVTAGTSDIPVAEEAKVAADMMKAKVTTIFDVGVAGVHRILSHSKVLADASCIIVVAGMEGALASVVGGMVAKPVIAVPTSIGYGASFNGLAALLGMLNSCASNVVVVNIDNGFGAGYVAGMINRGKS